The DNA sequence TCCTAGTCTTTTTGGCGGGAGGAGCCCATTTGATGATCCCTTTTTCTCTCGCCCGCTTGGAAGCTTGTTTGATTCTAGTATGTTCAATCCTAGTGCTGCTTGTGGTGCTGCTCAGGACAGCTTCATAGAAAAGggtattaccatagaagaatTAAACTCTGATGATGAGGAGGAACAAGGAAACAAGGGCCCTGAGGACAACAATGAAAATGACCGAAATCAAGGCGAGGCAAGCAGAGGACCATCGGTTGAACATCCAGATGATATGGTTAATGGTAATCAAGCTCGAATATTTGGATCATTCTAACTTTACAAGgttaattatgtattattaaCCCTCGATGGTTTCCTTGGTTGTTGTAGAAGAGAGGGAAGGCAATGTGATACTTCGGAATGAGCCTTATAAGATGGAAAGGCCACAGCCTCAGCTTCATAGGTACAATGTTCAGACTTGCAAAGTCACTTACGGTGGTGTAGATGGAGCATATTACTCCTCTACAAGAACTAGGAGGGCAGGCAGTGATGGGGTGAGTAgaagttgtgactaaaaacttTACTGTTTCTTATGTTATTATTGCTATTGTTCACTTTTTCCTTTCTTATGTGATTATGATCCAGGTAGTCATTGAGGAGACCAAAGAAGCAGACAAAACAACTCGTCAAGCAGCACATAAGATCTCAAGAGGAATTCGTGACAAGGTTTACATTGTTTGGTTATTATTTGAGTGCTTAGTCATAGAACTATAATACTTGTCAAGAAATATAGCTATTTCAGGATTTAACTGTCAACCAATTCATGGAGTTAAGTAtgagaaaatatattaaccgTAGAACTCTCATCTTTGATGCATTATTAGTTTCTAGTCAATGAGCTATGCAAACACAATGGATTTTCCTCAACATCTCCTTCCAACTTTATGTTGCCATGCTCATGTGTTGTGTCACAACTGTTGTTAAATAATGTTCTATATGCAGCGGTATAATCCTTCTCATCTAAAGTACAGCAATAGCGATGAAAGAAACAAAAAGAATttgtacataaataaaattgaaaattgagATGAGGTAGTTGAATGCTTATGCAGGGTCACTCTGTCACAAGAAAGCTTAATGCTGATGGTAAGGTGGATACATCGCAAACCTTACACAATTTGAATGAAGGTTTGTACTAGCTGCTTGTCATTATGGATTTCTTGCATTTAGGTAGGCCAATATTTTAATCAGCTTTGTTACTGCAGATGAGCTTGCTGGATTTGAAGAAGCTTGGAATAGTAATGCCAAAGGTGGCATGGCTGGCTGGAGAGATAGATTTGATATGCATGGTAATGCTGGTGAAATTGGttgatttatttcattttcacATGTTTAGATGTATATTGGTCATTTTTCATTTACGTCAGAAGAAATTAAGGTCAAAATAATAAGTTAAAATCAAAGATACAGTAAGATTAATAAATTGCATGATGATTGCTCATCATTGCTATATGCACAATGTAGACTCTGCTTGATAGAAAGGATTGGGAAGATAGGGAGGTGGAGCTATGGAAGGATTTGTGATAGGATAATTTGTTTGGTGGAAGGATCTTATATGGGAAGGGATTAGGTAATAGACTgtaaaatcttattaaatttgGAATACCTTTAAATTTGATGGATTTAGGAGAGATTTGCTTACTTTTCAAGTGATTAATTTATCATTTCACATATATCCACTTTCCTTCCTACCAAACAAAAGCTTGATTTTCACCTCTTACTACATTGCCAAACACTCGGAAGAAAAATAAAGGACTATTTCCTTTCCAAGTAATCAACCCCTCCTTCCTATTAAACATATGGGGTGTTTGGTTTGGGGGCTGGATTTGGTGAGTAGAGCGGTAAGAGTACTCTAGACTAAGGTAATGTGGAACTCAAGTTTGGTGGGATTAGAGGTAAGAGGAGTTTAGATTAAGGTAATGTGGAACTTAGTGTTGAAGGGTTCAAGATTTTCTTCAAATAGAGCTAAAAATGGGATCCACTTGAAGATACATACTTTCaagtcatttaaaataaatttagtttGGTTGCATTTGATATTTTCATTCCCAGAAGTTACTAAATCCCCATAATGAACACCCTCAGTGTTTTGTAATGTATCACTAAGCTACAATAAAATAGGGATACCACTACACTAcaccaaaaaaagaaaactaaaacTTTTaccttttattcaatttttaaattattatttatttacaaaataaGCATATATAGTTAAACTATTCTGTATCTGATTATATCCAGACAATAGTAACAAAAAGTGTAAACTGTAATCAATCTACATTTAAATTGAGGTGTTAGGACTTAACAAAGAAATAAACCCTCCTAGATTTAGTTTAGTTtcaactatataaatatatatatatttatatatatatatatattgtcttATTCAACTTATTTACCATTACCTGAATTTCAAAAGTATACATGGTTGGTTCAATGTAGGTTCTGGTAGAAGTGAACAAAAGGGAGACTCTTTCATGGCAGGTTGGCTCCTACCTTCTTTAGAA is a window from the Cannabis sativa cultivar Pink pepper isolate KNU-18-1 chromosome 1, ASM2916894v1, whole genome shotgun sequence genome containing:
- the LOC115706805 gene encoding uncharacterized protein LOC115706805 isoform X2; this encodes MNEESSRNMQREREGSNDFFRESGFERSMFPSLFGGRSPFDDPFFSRPLGSLFDSSMFNPSAACGAAQDSFIEKGITIEELNSDDEEEQGNKGPEDNNENDRNQGEASRGPSVEHPDDMVNEREGNVILRNEPYKMERPQPQLHRYNVQTCKVTYGGVDGAYYSSTRTRRAGSDGVVIEETKEADKTTRQAAHKISRGIRDKGHSVTRKLNADGKVDTSQTLHNLNEDELAGFEEAWNSNAKGGMAGWRDRFDMHGSGRSEQKGDSFMAGWLLPSLEGTQKTRGTAPHNEARAKKVVRINIE
- the LOC115706805 gene encoding uncharacterized protein LOC115706805 isoform X4 encodes the protein MQREREGSNDFFRESGFERSMFPSLFGGRSPFDDPFFSRPLGSLFDSSMFNPSAACGAAQDSFIEKGITIEELNSDDEEEQGNKGPEDNNENDRNQGEASRGPSVEHPDDMVNEEREGNVILRNEPYKMERPQPQLHRYNVQTCKVTYGGVDGAYYSSTRTRRAGSDGVVIEETKEADKTTRQAAHKISRGIRDKGHSVTRKLNADGKVDTSQTLHNLNEDELAGFEEAWNSNAKGGMAGWRDRFDMHGSGRSEQKGDSFMAGWLLPSLEGTQKTRGTAPHNEARAKKVVRINIE
- the LOC115706805 gene encoding uncharacterized protein LOC115706805 isoform X1 — its product is MNEESSRNMQREREGSNDFFRESGFERSMFPSLFGGRSPFDDPFFSRPLGSLFDSSMFNPSAACGAAQDSFIEKGITIEELNSDDEEEQGNKGPEDNNENDRNQGEASRGPSVEHPDDMVNEEREGNVILRNEPYKMERPQPQLHRYNVQTCKVTYGGVDGAYYSSTRTRRAGSDGVVIEETKEADKTTRQAAHKISRGIRDKGHSVTRKLNADGKVDTSQTLHNLNEDELAGFEEAWNSNAKGGMAGWRDRFDMHGSGRSEQKGDSFMAGWLLPSLEGTQKTRGTAPHNEARAKKVVRINIE
- the LOC115706805 gene encoding uncharacterized protein LOC115706805 isoform X5, translated to MQREREGSNDFFRESGFERSMFPSLFGGRSPFDDPFFSRPLGSLFDSSMFNPSAACGAAQDSFIEKGITIEELNSDDEEEQGNKGPEDNNENDRNQGEASRGPSVEHPDDMVNEREGNVILRNEPYKMERPQPQLHRYNVQTCKVTYGGVDGAYYSSTRTRRAGSDGVVIEETKEADKTTRQAAHKISRGIRDKGHSVTRKLNADGKVDTSQTLHNLNEDELAGFEEAWNSNAKGGMAGWRDRFDMHGSGRSEQKGDSFMAGWLLPSLEGTQKTRGTAPHNEARAKKVVRINIE
- the LOC115706805 gene encoding uncharacterized protein LOC115706805 isoform X3 yields the protein MNESSRNMQREREGSNDFFRESGFERSMFPSLFGGRSPFDDPFFSRPLGSLFDSSMFNPSAACGAAQDSFIEKGITIEELNSDDEEEQGNKGPEDNNENDRNQGEASRGPSVEHPDDMVNEEREGNVILRNEPYKMERPQPQLHRYNVQTCKVTYGGVDGAYYSSTRTRRAGSDGVVIEETKEADKTTRQAAHKISRGIRDKGHSVTRKLNADGKVDTSQTLHNLNEDELAGFEEAWNSNAKGGMAGWRDRFDMHGSGRSEQKGDSFMAGWLLPSLEGTQKTRGTAPHNEARAKKVVRINIE